Proteins encoded in a region of the Neoarius graeffei isolate fNeoGra1 chromosome 3, fNeoGra1.pri, whole genome shotgun sequence genome:
- the LOC132883225 gene encoding uncharacterized protein LOC132883225, which produces MRGGGVGGRGRGVRRHHTVPDEIRATIIDHVVRNTERVKELRYQYVQRIMALEGIETPHLLVFVDEAGFNLAKCRRRGRNIIGQRATVDVPGQRGGNITMCAAISDNGVATHIASLGPYNTQRLLLYLDRLYVDLVPENERGLEAPHLSQFVIVWDNVSFHRGPLIRAWFDTHPRMRNVFLPPYSPFLNPIEEFFSAWRWRVYERHIGDQRSLLNAMDAACDDITGDQCRGWLRHSRRFFPRCIARENIRCDVDENLWPNREQRMDGLEDEEGYQERVGEDSNSD; this is translated from the exons ATGCGTGGTGGTGGAGTAGGGGGAAGAGGGCGAGGCGTGCGTAGGCATCACACTGTCCCCGATGAAATTAGAGCCACCATTATTGACCATGTTGTCAGGAATACAGAGAGGGTAAAAGAACTGCGGTACCAGTATGTGCAG AGAATAATGGCATTGGAGGGAATAGAAACACCTCATCTCCTGGTGTTTGTGGACGAGGCAGGTTTCAATCTGGCCAAGTGCCGCAGGCGCGGACGTAACATCATTGGCCAGCGGGCCACAGTAGACGTCCCGGGTCAAAGAGGAGGAAATATCACAATGTGTGCGGCCATTTCTGACAATGGTGTGGCCACACATATTGCAAGCCTAGGCCCATACAACACGCAGAGGCTCCTCCTCTACCTGGATCGTCTGTATGTGGATTTGGTCCCCGAGAATGAAAGGGGACTCGAAGCGCCCCACCTATCACAATTTGTCATTGTGTGGGACAATGTCAGCTTTCACCGTGGCCCACTCATCAGAGCGTGGTTCGACACCCATCCAAGGATGCGTAATGTTTTTTTACCACCATACTCGCCATTCCTCAATCCCATTGAAGAATTTTTTTCTGCTTGGAGGTGGAGGGTTTATGAACGCCACATTGGGGATCAGAGGTCTCTCCTCAATGCCATGGATGCTGCCTGCGATGACATCACAGGCGATCAGTGTCGGGGTTGGCTAAGACATTCACGCCGCTTCTTTCCACGCTGCATCGCAAGGGAGAACATCCGGTGCGATGTTGATGAAAATCTGTGGCCAAACAGAGAGCAGCGGATGGATGGCCTGGAGGATGAGGAAGGCTACCAGGAGAGGGTGGGGGAAGACAGCAACAGCGACTAA